The genome window TTTATCTAAATAGTGGAATCTGCCATACCCTTTGGCAATATTCACCCCCACTGAATCAACGGCTCTAATAAACTGACCCCCAACAATCTTTTTGTCTTGCCAGCTTAAATCTTCGTAAATCTCCCAGCCGACTTTAGATAATTCTCTGGCCAATTTATAAACCTCCAAATCTCTTAACGAAATATATTTATTTTCCATAATTTCTCAATTTCCGCAATTTCAATTAATTTCCGCAATCTCAAAATTTCCGTAATATTTATTTCTTCAATGTTGTCCCCTCCTCTATCGGCAATTCCTTAGGCGCTTCCGCTATAGCCGGCTTGCCTGCTTCCAAATTAGCAATAATGGTTTTTAATTCCTGATTATCAGGATTGAGTTCCGCTATTTTATTAAACTGCTCCAAAGCCAAGCTCTTCTTTCCTTGCTTATCAAAAGTCAATCCCAAAAAGTAGCGGGCGTTGGAATAATTGTTATTCAAAGCAATGGATTTTTCAAAATTCGCTTGAGCTTTGGCGAATTGCTCGTCATTGTAGTAAAGAACTCCCAATTGAAAAGCCAAACCGATGTCATCAGGAGCGACTGCCTGAATCTGAACCATCTTGTCTATGGCTTCCTTAATCTTCCC of Candidatus Nealsonbacteria bacterium CG07_land_8_20_14_0_80_39_13 contains these proteins:
- a CDS encoding four helix bundle protein encodes the protein MMENKYISLRDLEVYKLARELSKVGWEIYEDLSWQDKKIVGGQFIRAVDSVGVNIAKGYGRFHYLDKIKFYYNSRGFFNECDSHWIELLKEREKIESKRYEEFKTVAEKLSFKLNNFINSTYKAKNLC